A region of Moorena producens PAL-8-15-08-1 DNA encodes the following proteins:
- a CDS encoding glycosyltransferase family 2 protein, which yields MRISIITVCKNAERFIERAIKSVVSQTYEDIEYIIIDGNSQDKTKEIAHKYSDQISRFISEPDGGIYEAMNKGIRYSSGEFIGFINSDDYYLDDKVIQDTVNFLLANPSCDFVYGDLEVREQSGSTIVVKPPMPEEVADELICGCLPHQASFSRANLFFSKIGLFNERYRISSDYEWFLRLIQNETVKLCYYPRTMTSYYAGGISSQLRLSLPESYSIQNQCPMYQDSYWLNRRILKYQEFVINLREWLQNAEDGRNTLNLNYTALENKYQAVETEYNALKLELEQARAKIAEIAKIVEMETGMNQNGQSSNLKLNFPNLEQV from the coding sequence GTGAGGATTTCAATTATCACTGTATGTAAAAATGCTGAGCGATTTATAGAGCGAGCGATCAAGAGTGTCGTCTCTCAGACCTATGAGGATATAGAGTACATTATTATTGATGGCAACTCCCAAGACAAAACTAAGGAGATTGCTCATAAATATAGTGATCAGATTAGCCGATTTATTAGCGAACCTGATGGCGGTATCTATGAAGCCATGAATAAGGGAATTAGGTACTCCTCTGGTGAGTTTATTGGTTTTATTAATTCAGATGACTATTATCTTGATGATAAAGTTATCCAAGATACCGTTAACTTCCTGTTGGCAAATCCCTCCTGTGATTTTGTGTATGGAGACCTAGAGGTTAGAGAGCAATCTGGGTCTACCATTGTTGTCAAGCCTCCCATGCCTGAAGAGGTAGCTGATGAACTGATCTGTGGATGTTTGCCTCACCAAGCCAGCTTTTCGAGAGCTAACTTGTTTTTCTCTAAGATAGGGCTTTTCAATGAACGCTATAGAATATCATCGGATTATGAATGGTTTCTGAGGCTAATCCAGAATGAAACGGTGAAATTGTGTTACTATCCTCGGACAATGACATCCTATTATGCAGGAGGAATTTCTAGTCAGTTAAGACTATCCCTACCTGAATCCTATAGTATTCAGAACCAATGCCCAATGTATCAAGATTCCTACTGGTTGAACAGAAGAATCCTCAAATATCAGGAATTCGTCATTAACCTGAGAGAATGGCTTCAAAATGCCGAAGACGGTAGAAATACACTAAATCTTAACTATACAGCCCTTGAAAACAAATATCAGGCCGTTGAAACGGAATACAATGCCCTGAAGCTTGAATTAGAGCAAGCCCGGGCGAAAATTGCTGAAATTGCGAAAATTGTTGAGATGGAAACCGGGATGAATCAGAATGGACAAAGTTCTAATCTAAAACTAAACTTTCCAAATTTGGAACAAGTCTGA